gaaaaggattctgtctcagcagagttggctgacagaagtccagtccctgtctaagcggtgtgtgcttgacagagagaggaggccctgactgggtgcagattgaagtgcccttcaggagcttggcggttttaaaactgcccagacctatctagtctgccttgcccctgggtgtatcaccagaatcaccagtctgggagaagccagtccagaggcagtgaagccatattaggactagtgggagagagggaggccgagtgtgccagaatctcctgggcttggactgtgtgcttgggtgtgatcagtgggtattggagcagtgaggaatagtgtctgcgtgcgtaagggaatttattagttcaaagctaaatcttcccttaagagacacccgcgtgtgtcggtgtgcatatgaatctgaagtaacatcttcagacaaacttattctgaaaccaacaagcgttaaacctctccagtttacctgagaagcctctttgtgaaagccagcaaataaacgttttcagtttttgttcattataaaaacctctccagtctttattatttgtctgtcagtgtctgtgtgttccccagtcagggtggtgaccttgtggaaaatcagtattgagtgggctatagaggaaaatatattattggtggcagcgcagaaagcagaacttatatataagcgCTTTACGttacactaggcctctccttgatcaACTCTGGCCCCACGCACAGAGCTGGTCATACTCTGGATTTGTTCTTCGGTTCTGGTGTCGATGTGGTCGTACCCTCTGtggaaagagtgccatggtctgaccacaaGGCCCTGAAGGTCTGGGTGGACTTGccacgccaaccctgtctaggcaacgGGCCTATTGTTGCccgcccatggagacttatgaatccaattggtttcctgaatgctctgcgggaccccgAGCCCGCTGGCACCCTTGATGACTGTCATGATGGGACTGTTGATGGGGACAGAGATGGTGCACGCAGCTTGACTaaggtggatcggcgctgttggttttAGTAGAcgttaccgcagcatttgatatggttgatcacgaccttttgacccaccacctggccgtcTCTGGGGTCCCGGGCATTGCCTTGCAGTGGCTCGCTTCGTTCCTCCAGAATTGaactcagcaagtgaggttagGGGACAGGGCATCCCAACGGTACCCACTTCAGTGTGGGGTGCCACGGGGGCCCCAATTATCCCCtttgctatttaacatctacatacgaccccttgctcagctggtgcagagttttgggctgatttgtcaccagtatgctgattatactcagctcattctgttgatggaggggagaccAACCTCCGCTCTTGCGGcactccagcattgtttggagacggttgctggttggttgaagcaaagcaggttaaaacttaatccatcgaagatggaggtcctgtgggtgggtcacgGGGGGATGGGGTTTCAGCAGCCGTTGCTAGAGGGGGCTCCTCTATCAGCAGCCCCCTCTGCCCAGAGCCTGGGGGTTTGCCTGGATTCAgttctctctatggagacccaggttgcCCGCACGGCTCAGGTGGCGTTTTTCAGATCCATGCAATggtctccaggttagactattgcaactcgctctacccAGGCCTTCCCTTACggttgatccggaagctgaagttGGTCCATAACGCAGTGGCCCAGCTTCTCCTGGGCGGTTCGATATGGGATCATATCTTGCCCGTGCTTCGCTGTCTTCACTGGCTCCTGCTGGTGTTCCAGATCAtctttaaagtgttggttttaacctttaaggctcttcGCGGCCTGGGGCGTTCATATCtgtctgtccccatatgtccctactcggcctctgcacttggcagaggccaatctgctggtggtcccaggcccctccATAATATAGCTGGCCTGCGGGACTTAGAGCAGTTTCACAGGGTCTGGAAGACgcagttgttccgccgggctttagGGAGGTCAGCTGTTCAGGGTGTCATCTCCTGTGTTCCATATTCTATTCCTCATCAATGAGTTAATTAAATCATATCAATTAGGCTTTCTTTCAAGTGCCACCTTGAATGCAGCTTCTCCCTATGAgacaattggcaattttgaattGATGATTAAGTATATTGCAGACCACCTTATGAAGTCTGCTAAACATGGGTCTCTTGGTAATACAAGGGGTGCCCCTTGGTTCGACAAAGAATGTCTGGAACTGAATAAACAAATCTGTTTACTTTATCAACAGTTTAAGAAATTTAGGAATCCGACAGTGTGGAACCAGTTAACTCAACATAAAACCATGTTATATGccttaatgaaagagaaacagatccAGTACTCGAATCGGCAATGGGATTGTCTTTACCAAGCCATAATATCTAACGATTTTAGACGGTTCTGAAAAAATATTCTATTCCTGGAGCACACACTACAGTCTAACTGCCCTGGTGTTATTGCGGATGTCAGTATCTGATTTTAGCGTCAAAGTTGGTGCTGTTATTTTATGTTCActtgatgttttaattggaattttaGTATGACTATATTTTATTGCGCTGTGCTTTAATaattgtacacctcccagagccctccaggggttagggcggtatattaaatgtggataatgaataaataaatcaatttccacagggcagaaaccatataaatgcttggagtgtggaaaagaatTCAATAAAAGTGCACACCatacttcacatcagagaattcacagaggagagaaaccatacaaatgccactgtggaaaaagcttcagtcagAATGGAAACCTTATTTCCCATCGAAGAATTcatacagggcagaaaccatataaatgcctggaatgcGGAAAAGACTTCCGTCAGAGCGTACAtctaacttcccatcaaagaattcacactggggagaaaccatacaaatgcctggagtgtggaaaagccttcggTCATAGCAAAACTCTTagttcacatcagagaattcacacaggggagaaaccgtacaaatgcctggagtgtgggagaAACTTCAGTCAGAAAGTAAATCTTACTTACCATCAAAGacttcacacaggagagaaaccatataaatgcctggcatgtggaaaagccttcagtcacaacACAGGTCTTACTTtacatcagagaatccacacaggggagaaaccatacaaatgcctggaatgtggaaaagccttcagtcacagcacaggtcttacttcacatcagagaattcacaccggggagaaaccatacaaatgcctggaatgtggaaaagcctTTGGGCACAGCATAAGTCTTACTTaccatcagagaattcacacagcagaaaaaccatataaatgcctagagtgtggaaaagccttcagtcagagagcaaatcttacttcccatcaaacaATTCACTTTGGCGAAActatacaaatgcctggagtgtggaaaagccttcagtcacagcaCAACTCTTACTTCatatcagagaattcacacaggggagaaaccatacagatgcctggtgtgtggaaaagTTTTCTATCACAGCAAAACTCTTAGTTCATatgagagaattcacacagagGAGAAACCGTACAAATGCCTGGTGTGtagaaaagccttcagtcagagtggaaatcttatttcccatcaaataattcataacagggcagaaaccatataaatggcTGGAGTGTGGATAAACCTTCAGTCATAGAGTAAGttttacttcccatcaaagaattcacacagacgAAATACCATacaaatgtctggagtgtggaaaagccttcagtcacagcacaactcttacttcacatcagagaattcacacaggggagaaaccatacagatgcctggtgtgtggaaaagTTTTCTATCACAGCAAAACTCTTAGTTCACAAAAGAGAATGGGAGAAACGATACAAATGCCTGGTCTGTGGAAAAAGCTTTAATCAGAGTGGAAGcgttacttcccatcaaagaattcacacaggagaaatACCATACAAATGTCTGAAGTGTGGAAAAAGTTTCTGCTGGATTTCACACCTTGCTTATCATCAAAGAAATCATGTAGGAGAAATCACAGTAAATACAGCTAACCAGTCTCCATTCTCTGCTTCACTGAATAGAAGATTGGGAGAAGAAAATTATCAATATGCTGGAAATGGACAGATTAACTTGGAAGTTGAAAAGAAACTATGCTAAATTTTAGAAAAATTGGGAACCATATATAGACtatattaaaacataattcttTATTTGACAAGTTAAATTCTAATACCAATAAAGAAAACACTCCGTatgtttaaaatggaaaaataaaaatataatcaatCTCACCCTCATACTAAAATTGTTATCTTCTATGATATAACAATAAGTAAAGAACAGTATAATTTAAGATAACAGAGATATACATTTTCCTTGTttcacaatgtattttttttcttgtttagaaGATGGGAAAGAATCAAGAAATTATGACAAAATAGATGAgataatgtattttgtttatttccctgtatgagaaattttaagaaattgagtagttaaattttaagaaattgagTAGTTAAATgctcaaaagaaaatatttgaaacatAGGTAGAAAGAATATGTATAatagtttctttttttagttcCCTACAATAGTTTTGTGTTTATTATATAATGTATCTTGTGTTCTTGTTTTCTCTTGATTCTatattgttgtattttaatttaataacattcaaaaaaaatttaaaaaagaaaacggtATCCAACAGTATCCTAAATATTCTCCATAGCCACCAATTTTCAGAGCTAATTGTGTCTCTTTTGGTTATTTTGATCAagatttgtctctctttctctactGACAAGGTTCCTCCCTTTttaacacgacatcccttcaaatatgtaaacatggctatcacccaaacttcacatacaagctacaagggtcagtgctatcagtcacagaccaggaaagggatttgggcgtcttagttgatagttccatgggaatgtcaactcaatgcatggcagctgtaaaaaaggcaaactctttgctggggatcattagaaaaggaattgagaataaaactgcaaagattgtcatgcccttatataaagcagtggtgcgaccgcacttggagtactgtgttcagttctggtagcatctcaaaaaggatattgaggagatagaaaaaagtgcagaaagggcaacaaaggatgattgagggactggagcaccttcctatgaggaaaggctgcag
The sequence above is drawn from the Sphaerodactylus townsendi isolate TG3544 unplaced genomic scaffold, MPM_Stown_v2.3 scaffold_265, whole genome shotgun sequence genome and encodes:
- the LOC125425302 gene encoding zinc finger protein 239-like, whose translation is MEVLWVGHGGMGFQQPLLEGAPLSAAPSAQSLGVCLDSVLSMETQVARTAQQKPYKCLECGKEFNKSAHHTSHQRIHRGEKPYKCHCGKSFSQNGNLISHRRIHTGQKPYKCLECGKDFRQSVHLTSHQRIHTGEKPYKCLECGKAFGHSKTLSSHQRIHTGEKPYKCLECGRNFSQKVNLTYHQRLHTGEKPYKCLACGKAFSHNTGLTLHQRIHTGEKPYKCLECGKAFSHSTGLTSHQRIHTGEKPYKCLECGKAFGHSISLTYHQRIHTAEKPYKCLECGKAFSQRANLTSHQTIHFGETIQMPGVWKSLQSQHNSYFISENSHRGETIQMPGVWKSFLSQQNS